From a single Sediminibacterium sp. KACHI17 genomic region:
- a CDS encoding biotin-dependent carboxyltransferase family protein — protein sequence MSIRVIKKGLLDTIQDQGRYGYQHLGINPCGVMDTVAMRIANALTGNTAHTPVLEIHFPGPVLSFETDAIIAISGADFSAKLNNDLSIPINRCVAVKAGSQLSFQKQITGARAYIAVHGGFQTEQWLNSAATHMGLSSVGTLLQNEMLLPIKKIIQVSENKIHSWSAISPVVEKDLVIRYTAGHEINRLNDTMQAVLHDHSFTIDKSSNRMGYRLQGPSLIPDTTSEILSAAVTRGTIQLLPNGQLIILMADHQTTGGYPRIGHIITADFSKLAQLNAGACFQLQQVSLSEAHQALQAQELHLKQLETGCKLRIADSRSQMSDI from the coding sequence ATGAGCATCCGTGTCATCAAAAAAGGATTACTGGATACCATTCAAGATCAGGGAAGGTATGGCTATCAACATCTGGGTATCAATCCTTGCGGTGTTATGGATACGGTAGCGATGCGCATCGCTAATGCATTAACAGGCAATACTGCTCATACACCGGTTTTAGAAATACATTTTCCGGGACCCGTATTATCATTTGAAACAGATGCAATCATCGCAATTAGTGGTGCAGATTTTAGTGCAAAATTGAACAATGATCTATCGATCCCAATTAACCGATGTGTAGCTGTTAAAGCAGGCTCACAATTGTCTTTTCAAAAACAAATCACAGGAGCCAGAGCATATATAGCTGTTCATGGAGGTTTTCAAACTGAACAATGGCTGAATAGTGCTGCAACTCATATGGGGCTTTCATCGGTGGGTACACTATTACAAAATGAAATGCTCCTTCCGATCAAAAAAATAATTCAGGTCTCTGAAAATAAAATACACAGCTGGAGTGCCATCTCTCCCGTTGTTGAAAAAGATCTTGTGATTCGGTATACTGCCGGACATGAGATCAACAGGTTGAATGATACAATGCAAGCAGTACTACACGATCATTCTTTTACCATTGATAAAAGCAGTAACAGAATGGGTTATCGTTTACAAGGACCTTCACTTATTCCGGATACAACAAGCGAGATCCTTTCTGCTGCGGTCACCAGAGGTACCATTCAATTGCTTCCCAACGGACAACTCATTATTCTTATGGCTGACCATCAAACCACCGGTGGTTATCCGAGGATTGGACATATCATTACGGCAGATTTTTCAAAACTGGCACAACTGAACGCCGGAGCATGTTTTCAATTACAGCAGGTTTCTCTCTCAGAAGCACATCAAGCATTACAAGCACAAGAATTACATTTGAAACAATTGGAAACAGGGTGTAAATTGAGGATCGCAGATAGCAGATCTCAGATGTCGGATATCTGA
- the mnmH gene encoding tRNA 2-selenouridine(34) synthase MnmH yields the protein MPITRLLIEDFITLAKQHPVFDVRSEGEFQHACFPGAHSLPLFNNEERKVVGTAYKQESKQKAIKLGLEYFGPKMVKMVEEVESVLDSKQMTVNGKMNGKKENKPVEITDKTVLVYCWRGGMRSAGVAWLLDLYGFKVYTLVGGYKSYRTWVLKQFEKEYPFKIIGGYTGSGKTEVLHALREQGEAIIDFEGLACHKGSAFGNLGQPKQPKQEMFENLLANALSVVSEKNSTIWLEDESQRIGEVNIPITLFKFMRTCRVYFLDIPFEERLKYIVTAYGKFKKEDLINATVRIQKRLGGLEAKTAVNYLIENDLHGAFGVLLHYYDRFYTKSMNNMRENPEMVFKKISLETVDMIANAKKVLAVYQQDMPVSSTSL from the coding sequence ATGCCTATAACCCGACTACTCATAGAAGATTTTATCACGCTGGCAAAGCAACATCCTGTCTTCGATGTAAGAAGTGAAGGTGAATTTCAGCATGCCTGTTTCCCCGGTGCACACAGCCTTCCTTTATTCAATAATGAAGAACGAAAAGTAGTAGGTACTGCCTATAAACAAGAAAGCAAACAAAAAGCCATAAAACTGGGTCTCGAATATTTTGGTCCAAAGATGGTGAAGATGGTAGAGGAAGTGGAGAGTGTGTTGGATAGTAAACAGATGACAGTTAACGGGAAAATGAATGGCAAGAAGGAGAATAAGCCAGTAGAGATAACCGATAAAACGGTGCTGGTATATTGCTGGCGTGGAGGTATGCGAAGTGCGGGTGTGGCCTGGTTGTTGGACCTGTATGGTTTTAAAGTGTATACATTGGTTGGTGGCTATAAGTCTTATCGCACTTGGGTCTTGAAGCAGTTTGAAAAGGAATATCCATTCAAAATCATCGGTGGATATACAGGAAGCGGTAAAACAGAAGTATTACATGCTTTAAGAGAACAAGGAGAAGCAATTATTGATTTTGAAGGATTAGCTTGTCACAAAGGATCGGCATTTGGTAATCTCGGACAACCCAAACAACCCAAGCAGGAAATGTTTGAGAATTTATTGGCCAATGCTTTATCCGTTGTATCAGAAAAGAACAGCACGATCTGGCTGGAAGATGAAAGTCAGCGTATCGGTGAAGTGAATATTCCGATCACGCTTTTCAAATTCATGCGAACATGTAGGGTTTATTTTTTGGATATACCTTTTGAAGAACGATTGAAATATATCGTAACTGCTTATGGTAAGTTTAAAAAAGAAGACCTGATCAACGCAACCGTCAGAATACAAAAACGATTAGGCGGACTAGAAGCAAAAACGGCTGTGAATTATTTAATTGAAAATGATCTTCATGGCGCTTTTGGAGTATTGCTTCATTACTATGATCGCTTTTATACCAAAAGCATGAACAATATGCGTGAAAATCCGGAAATGGTATTTAAAAAGATCAGTTTGGAAACGGTAGACATGATCGCGAATGCAAAAAAAGTTTTGGCGGTCTATCAACAAGACATGCCTGTTAGTTCAACCAGTCTTTGA
- a CDS encoding NRAMP family divalent metal transporter, which yields MKQIAKNSAITGAAFLMATSAIGPGFLTQTTVFTQTLLASFGFVILISVLLDIIAQLNIWRILAVTGKRAQDIANEVIPGLGYLLSLLIVLGGLAFNIGNIGGCGLGLNVLTGISNTSGALISCGIALFIFWMKEFSSIMDAFTKLLGILMILLTLYVAISSSPPVLDAIHHSFIPEKIDAKAIVTLVGGTVGGYICFAGGHRLLDAGLTGVTSLPQVSKSAVTGICVTAVMRIVLFLAVLGVVTKGQLLDSTNPPASVFRIAAGEIGYRFFGVVMWCAAITSVVGAAYTSVSFLRTFHPWIENNYRILISVFIVSSTLIYISMGNPVNILVTVGALNGVILPIALAVMLIIMQRKKIDGYQHPVWLSISGWMVVAAMAYMSFLTIKDWLN from the coding sequence TTGAAACAAATTGCGAAGAATAGTGCTATTACCGGTGCTGCATTTTTAATGGCAACATCTGCTATTGGCCCGGGGTTTTTAACACAAACCACGGTATTCACGCAGACACTACTAGCTAGTTTTGGTTTTGTGATCTTGATCTCTGTTCTGCTGGATATCATTGCCCAACTCAATATCTGGCGCATACTGGCTGTTACCGGTAAAAGAGCACAGGATATTGCGAATGAAGTGATACCGGGTCTTGGTTATCTTTTATCCTTACTGATCGTATTGGGTGGTTTGGCATTCAACATTGGTAATATCGGCGGCTGTGGTTTAGGATTGAACGTACTCACAGGTATCTCTAATACCAGCGGTGCGCTCATTAGTTGTGGTATTGCCTTATTCATTTTTTGGATGAAAGAGTTTAGCAGTATCATGGATGCTTTTACCAAACTATTGGGTATACTCATGATACTACTCACATTATATGTGGCCATCAGTTCTTCGCCACCGGTATTAGATGCCATACATCATAGTTTTATTCCGGAAAAAATAGATGCTAAAGCCATTGTTACACTGGTGGGCGGTACTGTGGGTGGGTACATTTGTTTCGCGGGTGGACATCGATTACTTGATGCGGGATTAACGGGTGTTACTTCCTTACCTCAAGTCAGCAAAAGCGCTGTCACTGGTATCTGTGTGACTGCGGTAATGCGTATTGTATTATTTCTGGCCGTGTTGGGAGTGGTGACCAAAGGACAACTACTCGACAGTACAAATCCACCGGCTTCTGTTTTCAGGATTGCAGCCGGAGAGATCGGGTATCGATTTTTTGGTGTGGTGATGTGGTGTGCTGCCATTACATCTGTCGTAGGGGCGGCATATACTTCTGTTTCGTTTTTAAGAACTTTTCATCCCTGGATAGAAAACAATTATCGAATACTCATCAGTGTATTCATCGTGTCATCTACATTGATCTATATCAGCATGGGTAATCCGGTGAATATATTGGTAACAGTCGGGGCTCTTAATGGTGTTATACTTCCGATAGCCCTTGCTGTGATGCTCATCATTATGCAGCGAAAAAAAATAGATGGGTATCAACATCCCGTCTGGTTAAGTATTAGTGGTTGGATGGTTGTAGCCGCAATGGCTTATATGAGCTTTCTAACGATCAAAGACTGGTTGAACTAA
- a CDS encoding response regulator transcription factor — MTKLLIYEDNPQLREGLTMLINGSDGFEVLSAFKNCNNVEDEVRAFKPDVILMDIDMPGTNGIEGLKRIREIDTDVKILMLTVFDDNKNVFDAISNGANGYVLKKTPPARLLEYIQEAQTGGAPMTSSIATQVLRMFSSLNNEKGEDYDLSEREKQVLQLLVNGYSYKMIASEMFIAIDTVRSHIKKIYEKLHVNSKSEAVAKAFRNKIV, encoded by the coding sequence ATGACCAAATTATTGATTTACGAAGATAACCCCCAGCTACGTGAAGGTCTGACCATGTTGATCAATGGATCTGATGGATTTGAAGTATTGTCTGCATTCAAGAATTGCAACAATGTAGAAGACGAAGTGCGTGCTTTCAAACCCGACGTGATATTGATGGACATTGATATGCCGGGTACCAATGGTATTGAAGGACTCAAAAGAATCCGTGAGATCGATACTGATGTGAAAATTCTGATGCTGACAGTTTTTGATGATAACAAAAATGTATTTGATGCTATCAGCAATGGCGCAAATGGATATGTACTCAAGAAAACACCGCCGGCTCGTTTATTAGAATATATACAGGAAGCGCAAACAGGTGGCGCACCGATGACTTCTTCTATAGCAACACAAGTATTAAGAATGTTCTCTTCTCTAAACAATGAAAAAGGAGAAGACTATGATTTGTCTGAAAGAGAGAAACAAGTATTACAATTGCTGGTAAACGGATATAGTTATAAAATGATCGCTTCTGAAATGTTCATTGCAATTGATACAGTTCGTTCGCATATCAAAAAGATATACGAGAAACTACATGTGAATAGTAAGAGTGAAGCGGTAGCGAAAGCTTTTAGAAATAAAATTGTATAG
- the pxpB gene encoding 5-oxoprolinase subunit PxpB: MSAIHSYQCYTIGDHGLTFCFGDRIDIAVNEYVLQLFHQYQKLKPPGIKDCIPAYTTLSFVYDALYFLDRKIDPVVTIQQFVNELLIPNAVTHKRSSSNIIRIPVCYDEKCGPDLTSLASIKEISTDTLIQLHTAVTYRVFMNGFLPGFAYMGKVDEKINAPRLTSPRQKVPAGSVGIAGDQTGIYPLESPGGWQLIGRTPLSLFNTEAVKPCLLEPGDEVQFYPISLTEFQNWSDQ, translated from the coding sequence ATGTCTGCCATTCATTCATATCAGTGTTATACAATCGGTGATCATGGACTGACCTTCTGCTTTGGCGATCGTATAGATATCGCCGTGAATGAATACGTTCTGCAATTATTCCATCAATATCAAAAATTAAAACCTCCCGGTATCAAAGATTGTATCCCTGCATATACTACACTCAGTTTTGTATATGATGCCTTGTATTTTCTTGACAGAAAGATAGATCCCGTTGTTACCATTCAACAGTTTGTAAATGAATTATTAATTCCTAATGCAGTTACGCATAAGAGAAGCTCAAGCAATATCATTCGTATCCCTGTTTGTTATGACGAAAAATGTGGACCCGATCTTACATCACTTGCAAGCATCAAAGAAATATCAACCGATACACTGATTCAACTACACACGGCAGTTACCTATCGTGTGTTCATGAATGGATTTTTGCCCGGCTTTGCATATATGGGTAAAGTAGATGAAAAAATAAATGCGCCTCGCTTAACATCACCCCGACAAAAAGTACCCGCCGGTAGTGTAGGTATTGCCGGTGATCAAACAGGTATCTATCCCCTTGAATCACCCGGTGGCTGGCAGTTGATTGGGAGAACACCCCTTTCACTTTTTAATACTGAAGCTGTCAAACCCTGTTTGCTGGAACCCGGTGATGAAGTTCAATTCTATCCGATTTCATTGACTGAATTTCAAAACTGGTCTGACCAATGA
- a CDS encoding histidine phosphatase family protein, whose product MKELLVIRHAKSSWANAFQGDFERPLNDRGHRDAPIMAEKILKRGVSVQCFASSTANRALTTAIYFAEAYGKNKKDILLFPELYHAPEETFYQVITKLPDNYNSVALFSHNPGITDFINGLTNTRIDNMPTCGIFAIKAVTNEWKHFKRAEKEFWFFDYPKLDL is encoded by the coding sequence ATGAAAGAACTTCTTGTGATCAGACATGCCAAAAGCAGCTGGGCCAATGCCTTTCAGGGCGATTTCGAGCGCCCCCTGAATGATAGAGGACATCGTGATGCACCCATCATGGCTGAAAAAATATTGAAACGGGGTGTATCCGTTCAATGTTTTGCATCAAGTACTGCCAACCGCGCACTGACTACAGCTATCTATTTCGCAGAGGCGTATGGTAAAAACAAGAAAGACATTCTTTTGTTCCCTGAACTATACCACGCACCGGAAGAAACATTTTATCAAGTCATCACCAAATTGCCCGACAACTATAACAGCGTTGCCCTCTTTTCTCATAACCCGGGTATCACTGATTTTATCAATGGTCTTACCAATACACGTATCGATAACATGCCCACCTGTGGCATCTTCGCCATCAAAGCTGTTACGAATGAATGGAAACATTTCAAGCGTGCTGAGAAAGAATTTTGGTTCTTTGATTACCCGAAACTAGATCTGTGA
- a CDS encoding c-type cytochrome codes for MKSKTLQITVAVLSVMATVAACSEAGSADKETKKEDISTIRKKEKDELIARGKYLVTVSGCNDCHSPKIMTPMGPIPDTTRLMSGYPSEKGIPTLSEALAKDQNWVKMSPDVTAFAGPWGMTFGANLTPDEATGIGNWTEEVFVKTIRTGKHLGQEGGRPVMPPMPWYVIAKMTDEDLSSMYQYLMSLPAISNRVPAPIPPNEIKITKQ; via the coding sequence ATGAAAAGTAAAACCTTGCAAATTACCGTAGCAGTACTCTCGGTAATGGCTACGGTCGCTGCTTGCAGTGAAGCGGGAAGTGCTGATAAAGAGACCAAAAAAGAAGACATCTCTACTATTCGTAAAAAGGAAAAAGATGAATTGATCGCACGCGGTAAGTACCTGGTTACAGTATCCGGATGCAACGATTGTCATTCTCCGAAAATCATGACCCCGATGGGGCCGATTCCTGATACAACAAGATTAATGTCTGGCTATCCATCTGAAAAAGGGATTCCAACATTGAGTGAAGCTTTGGCAAAAGATCAGAACTGGGTAAAAATGTCGCCTGATGTTACTGCTTTTGCAGGTCCGTGGGGTATGACATTTGGCGCCAACCTGACGCCGGATGAAGCTACGGGTATTGGTAACTGGACAGAAGAAGTCTTTGTAAAAACCATTCGTACGGGTAAACATCTCGGACAAGAAGGAGGAAGACCGGTGATGCCGCCAATGCCATGGTATGTGATCGCAAAGATGACGGATGAAGACCTCAGTTCTATGTATCAATATCTGATGTCATTGCCTGCGATCAGTAACCGAGTTCCGGCACCGATTCCACCAAATGAAATCAAGATCACTAAACAATAG
- a CDS encoding DMT family transporter: MNRTTKAHLAVLAANFIFGAGYAVVKTITPEFIAPFALNVVRVLSSLLLFWLLFLMKPGKAGFERKHLSRFLLCALTGVAINQLFFIKGLSLTTAIHSSLLSLGTPIFITIIAAWLLKEKLTINKVAGLALGIGGATMLILMKDNSATGKDMLLGDVMIIINAVSYASYLVLVRPLMEHYKPVHVLRWIFTFGTFMILPFGLEQFIDTNWAAFGTSQWIALTFVALFVTFFAYLFNVYGLSVIGSSATGSYIYTQPVFAAIIAMVFMGEHFTITKALAAICIFSGVYLVNLRKRNV, translated from the coding sequence ATGAACAGAACCACCAAAGCACATCTCGCAGTATTGGCAGCCAATTTCATATTCGGGGCCGGTTATGCTGTGGTGAAGACCATTACACCTGAATTTATTGCACCATTTGCATTGAATGTGGTGCGCGTATTATCCAGCCTATTATTGTTCTGGTTGCTGTTTTTAATGAAGCCCGGTAAGGCCGGATTTGAAAGAAAGCATCTTTCCAGATTTTTATTATGCGCATTAACGGGTGTGGCCATTAATCAATTATTTTTTATCAAGGGCTTGTCTTTAACAACAGCGATACACAGTTCATTGCTTTCACTAGGCACACCTATTTTCATTACCATCATTGCAGCCTGGTTACTCAAAGAGAAACTGACGATCAACAAAGTTGCAGGACTTGCATTGGGTATTGGAGGAGCAACCATGCTGATACTGATGAAAGATAATAGTGCTACCGGAAAAGATATGTTGTTGGGTGATGTGATGATCATTATCAATGCTGTTTCATACGCATCTTATCTGGTATTGGTACGCCCGTTGATGGAACATTATAAACCCGTGCATGTGCTACGCTGGATTTTCACTTTTGGCACATTCATGATCCTTCCTTTCGGACTTGAACAGTTCATAGATACCAACTGGGCAGCTTTTGGTACTTCACAATGGATCGCATTGACTTTTGTGGCTTTGTTTGTTACCTTCTTTGCGTATCTCTTCAATGTGTACGGACTCTCTGTGATTGGTTCTTCAGCAACAGGATCCTATATCTATACACAACCCGTTTTTGCAGCCATTATTGCCATGGTATTCATGGGAGAGCATTTCACCATTACAAAAGCATTGGCAGCGATCTGTATTTTTAGCGGTGTTTATCTCGTTAATCTTCGGAAAAGAAATGTTTGA
- a CDS encoding 5-oxoprolinase subunit PxpA: MVIDINCDLGEGMPNDAALMPYISSANIACGFHAGDEDTMRRTIALAVEHGVSIGAHPGFPDKKNFGRTEMMFPEEDIVSIVSEQVYIMLDLVFALGGKLQHVKPHGALYNMAARDLSLASAIANAIKDIDEHLILFGLSGSKSIEAAQLIGLRTANEVFADRTYTNEGTLTPRQQSGALITDPAAMEQQVLQMIREQKVTSLQGKTIPLQADTICIHGDGEHAIVFAQQVHQLLQNNHITIQSFNR, translated from the coding sequence ATGGTCATCGATATCAACTGCGACTTAGGTGAGGGTATGCCCAATGATGCTGCACTGATGCCTTATATCAGCAGTGCTAATATTGCTTGTGGTTTTCATGCCGGTGATGAGGATACCATGAGACGCACGATCGCATTAGCCGTTGAACATGGTGTGTCCATTGGCGCACATCCCGGATTCCCGGATAAGAAAAATTTCGGTAGAACAGAAATGATGTTTCCGGAAGAAGATATTGTATCGATTGTTTCGGAACAAGTATACATCATGCTTGACCTGGTATTTGCATTGGGCGGAAAATTACAACATGTAAAACCGCATGGTGCATTGTATAATATGGCTGCAAGAGACCTCTCTTTAGCAAGCGCCATTGCAAACGCCATCAAAGATATTGATGAGCACCTCATTCTATTCGGACTCAGTGGCAGTAAAAGTATTGAGGCTGCACAACTCATTGGATTAAGAACAGCCAATGAGGTCTTTGCTGATAGAACTTATACAAATGAAGGTACACTTACACCTCGACAGCAATCCGGTGCCCTGATCACAGATCCCGCTGCCATGGAACAACAGGTTTTACAAATGATCCGTGAACAAAAGGTAACAAGTTTGCAAGGAAAAACCATTCCTTTACAAGCTGATACTATTTGCATTCATGGTGATGGAGAACATGCGATCGTTTTTGCGCAGCAAGTTCATCAGTTATTACAGAACAATCACATAACCATTCAATCTTTCAATCGTTGA